In a single window of the Sylvia atricapilla isolate bSylAtr1 chromosome 20, bSylAtr1.pri, whole genome shotgun sequence genome:
- the NIPSNAP2 gene encoding protein NipSnap homolog 2: MAARVLLRGSLAGAPAVPRLPPGAGLALRGLGSSARSAREDSWLKSLFVRKVDPRKDAHSNLLAKRETSSLYKLQFHNVKPECLEAYNKLCQEVLPKIHEEKHYPCALVGTWNTWYGEQDQAVHLWRYEGGYPALNEVMSKLRQNKEFTEFRKERGNMLLSRKNQLLLEFSFWNEPVPRDGPNIYELRSYQLRPGTMIEWGNYWARAIRFRQDSNEAVGGFFSQIGQLYMVHHLWAYKDLQTREDIRNAAWHKPGWDELVYYTVPLIQEMESRIMIPLKISPLQ; this comes from the exons GGGGCTGGGCTCCTCGGCCCGCAGCGCCCGTGAGGACAGCTGGTTAAAGTCCCTCTTTGTGCGCAAAGTGGACCCCAGGAAAGACGCCCACTCCAACCTCCTGGCCAAACGAGAGACCAGCAGCCTGTACAAACTGCAGT TTCACAATGTCAAACCTGAATGTCTAGAGGCCTACAACAAGCTCTG TCAAGAGGTGCTGCCAAAGattcatgaagaaaaacactACCCTTGTGCTCTGGTGGGGACTTGGAACACGTGGTACGGAGAGCAAGATCAGGCTG ttcACTTGTGGAGATACGAGGGAGGTTACCCAGCTCTCAATGAGGTCATGAGCAAACTTCGTCAAAATAAG GAATTCACAGAATTCCGTAAGGAGAGGGGTAACATGCTCCTGTCCCGTAAgaaccagctcctgctggagttCAGCTTCTGGAATGAACCTGTCCCCAGAGATGGCCCTAATATTTATGAACTGAGATCCTACCAACTCAGA CCTGGAACAATGATTGAGTGGGGCAATTACTG ggctcGTGCCATTCGCTTCCGACAGGACAGCAATGAAGCAGTTGGGGGATTTTTCTCCCAGATTGGACAACTCTACATGGTCCATCACCTTTGGG CTTACAAAGACCTGCAAACCAGAGAAGATATAAGGAATGCAGCGTGGCACAAACCTGGCTGGGATGAGCTGGTTTATTACACAG tgcccCTTATTCAGGAGATGGAGTCCAGAATCATGATACCCTTGAAGATTTCTCCACTTCAATAA